The Gemmatimonadota bacterium DH-78 region ATCGTCACCACCACCTGGTACCACGACGCGTTGCCGGAGTGGGTGGCCGCCTTCAACGAGGAGCGCATGCCGGAGCTGTACGGCGACACGCTCTGGGAGAGCATCGTGCCGCCGGGTGCGGAGGCCCTCACCCTGCCCGATTCCGCGCCCTGGGAGGGCTTCCGGGGCGGTCGCTTCGCCACCTTCCCCCACCTCGCCTCGGCGGAGGCCACCGGTCTCGACGACCGCCGGCTGCAGTACAACCGCTGGCGCCAGAACACGCCCTTCCAGAGCAAGGCGATCTTCGCCTTCGCCGAGGAGCTGATCGAGCGCTTCGAGCTCGGCCAGCGCGGGCCCGTCGACTACCTCGTGGTGGGCATGTCGCAGGTGGACTACGTCGGCCACATGTACGGCCCGCTCAGCGTGGAGCAGCTCGACAACCTCCTCCGCCTCGATCGCGAGCTCGGGGCCTTTCTCGACTTCCTCGACGCCACGGTGGGCGAGGGGCGGTGGGTGATGGGCGTGTCGGCCGACCACGGGGTGGCCGATGTGCCGGAGGCCCTCGATCGGCCCGACGCGGCCCGGCTGCGTCTCACCTCCGAAGACCGCGCGCGGCTCGACGCCGTGGCCGACGCCGCGGCGGAGGCGGCCCACGACCTCGAGCCCCGGGAGCGCGCCGAGCGGGTGGCGGCGGCGCTCGAGGCCACCCCCGAGATCGTGCGCGCCATCTCGCTGCACCGGCTGCAGGAGGGCCCCACCGGCGACTCGCTGCTCGATCTCTACCGCAACTCGATGTCGACGGAGCGACGCACCTCCCGATACCGCGACTACGACGTGGTCGTCTACTACGAGGAGGGCATGCTCGCGAACCGCGGCTACGGCACGACGCACGGCACCCCCTGGCTCTACGACCGGGCCGTTCCCCTGATCTTCCTCGGGGCCGGCGTCGAGCCCGGGCGATCCGACGAGCGGGTGGCCACCGTCGACTTCGCGCCCACCCTGGCCGCGCTGGCCGGGATCGAGGTGCCCGACGATCTCGACGGCCGCGCGGTGATCGGGCGCCCGCCGCGCTAGACCCGGAGCGGAGGGCGCAAGGCCGGCGCCCTCCGCCTTTCCGGCCTGCGTCGTTATAGTTCAGGGCTGTACCGGAGGCGTTCCCACCGAGGGGAAGGAGCCTCCCGGAACACCCATCGAAGCTTCTGGAAGCGTCATGTCCATTCGCAATATCGCCATCATCGCCCACGTCGATCACGGGAAGACGACCCTCGTCGACCAGATGTTCCGCCAGGCCGGTGTCTTCCGCGACAACCAGGCGGTCGAGGAGCGGGTGATGGATTCGAACCCGCTCGAAAAGGAGCGGGGCATCACGATCCTCGCCAAGAACACGGCCGTCACCTGGGGCGACACGAAGATCAACATCGTCGACACCCCCGGGCACGCCGACTTCGGCGGCGAGGTGGAGCGCATTCTGCGTATGGTGGACGGCGTGGTGCTGCTGGTCGACGCGGCCGAGGGCCCCATGCCCCAGACCCGCTTCGTGACGCGCAAGGCGCTCGAGCTGGGACTCCTTCCGCTGGTGGTGGTCAACAAGGTCGACCGGGCCGATGCCCGGGTGCACGAGGTGCACGACGAGGTGCTGGAGCTCTTCTTCGATCTGGAGGCGAACGACGAGCAGCTCGACGCGCCCTTCCTGTACGCCTCGGGGCGCGACGGATGGGCGTCGACCGATCCCGAGGTGAAGACCGACGACCTCGACGTGCTCTTCGAGACGATCGTGTCGCACTTTCCGGCGCCCGAGGTGGACGAGGAGGGCCCCTTCCAGATGTTGATCTCCACCCTCGACTACTCCACCTACGTGGGGCGGATCGCGGTGGGGCTGATCGAGCGGGGTTCGGTGCAGCTCGGCGACCGGGTGGCGCTGCTTCCGCTCGGCGACGCCGGGCCGCTGGAGAACGCCTCCGAGGCCGAGTTCTCGAAGGTGATGAAGCTCTACACCTTCCAGGGGCTCGATCGCATCGATGTGGACCGTGCGGTGGCCGGAGACATCGTGGCTCTCGCCGGGCTCGAGGGGGTGGAGATCGGCAAGACCGTGACCGACCCCGACCACCTCGATCGCCTGCAGGGCATCGCGGTGGAGGAGCCCACCCTCTCGGTCGACTTCACCGTCAACAACTCCCCCTTCGCGGGGCAGTCGGGCAAGTTCGTGACCACCCGCCAGGTGCGCGACCGGCTCATGAAGGAGCTCGAGCGCAACGTGGCGCTGCGGGTGGAAGACACCGAGCAGCCCGACACCTTCACGGTGCACGGGCGCGGGGAGCTCCACCTGACGATCCTGATGGAGACGATGCGCCGCGAGGGCTTCGAGTTCCAGGTGTCGCGGCCGAAGGTGCTCACCCGCAAGGCCGACGACGGATCGCTCGAGGAGCCCTACGAAGAGGCCGTGGTCGAGGTGCCCTCCGACATGGTCGGCACCGTGATCGAGAAGCTCGGCCCGCGAAAGGCCGAGATGACCGAGATGAAGCCCATGGGCGATTCGGGCACCACGCGCCTGCGGTTCCGGGTGCCGGCCCGCGGGCTGTTCGGATACCGCTCGGAGTTTCTCACCGACACGCGCGGAGAGGGCATTCTGCACCACACCTTCTCCGAGTGGGGTCCCTGGGCGGGGCCGCTGAAGGGGCGCAGCCGGGGCGTGCTGGTGGCCGATCGGGCCGGTCAGGCCGTCGGCTTCGCGCTGTTCAACCTGCAGGAGCGCTCGACCATGTTCGTCAGCCCGGGCGACCCGGTCTACGGCGGCATGATCGTGGGCGAGAACGTCCGTCAGGACGACATGGACGTGAACGTCACGAAAGAGAAGAAGCTCACGAACATGCGCACCACCTCGAGCGACGAGAACATCAAGCTCGAGCCGCCCCGCAAGCTCACCCTCGAGCTCTCACTGGAGTTCATCCAGGACGACGAGCTGATCGAGGTCACGCCCGGAGGCATCCGGCTGCGCAAGCGCACCCTCGACGCCAATCAGCGTCGCAAGGAAGAGAAGCAGCGGGCGAAGGCCTGATCACCCGCTCCACAGGCGGATCGGTGCGGTCGATCGCCCGCCCGTGGGCGACGGGATGGCCATCCAAGGGGCCGAACATACCAAACGCGTCCAGATATTTCGCGATTGGTATCTTGATACCCGTACAGGTGCTCAACATCCCAATCGTCCAATCCTCCGAGACACGATTGGTATCTTGATACCCGTACAGGTGCTCAACATCCCAATCGTGGGTGGACGGAGCGAGCCGTCCAACCACCGGCAACCATCACGTGTGAGCGTAGCGTAAACAGGCTCTACGCGCGGGTGTCGGCCGACCGCACCCGCTGGTAGGTGCCTTCGAAGGCGAGGATCTCCGCCGCGGAGTCCTCGGGGAGCGTCCAGGAGCGCAGCGTCATGATCTCGTCGTGCCAGGAGCGCTCGTGGCGCACCTGCCCGCCGGGACCGGGGCCCTCGACCTGGAGCAGCCGACCGTCCCAGGCGCCGCGGAAGACCGACGGCGAAGTGCCGCCGCTCACGAAGCCGTAGTGCACCACCTCGCCGGAATAGCCGTCCCAGATCAGCAGGGTCAGCCCCCGGCGCCGCACGGTGCCCTGCACCTCGCGCTGGTGCTCGAGGAGCAGCGCCGTGTCGCCCATCACGGAGCGAATCTCGATGGTGCCCCGCGCCATCACGCCCTCGGGGGCCCAGGGCGCCGGAAAGATGTGCTCGTCGCCCTCCCACCGACCGATGAGGTCGGCGATGGGCGGAGAGCCGTCGTCGGCCACCTCGCCCCGCCCGCGCTTCTCCTTCTCGGGCCAGATCTCCTCCCAGTGACCCCGTGTCCAGTCGCGGGCCGCCTCGGCCCGGGTCAGCACGTCGTCGAGGGCGGCCACGAAGCGCGGCGGTGACCAGGGCTTCGACAGCGCGGCCACGGCCCCGAACTCCTCCGCCAGGTCGAGCTGGTCGGCGGCGATGCCCGACGCGGCGATGATGCGGGCTTCGGGATCGTATTCACGCAGCGCCTTGATCAGCCGCAGTCCGTTCAGCCGGGGCATGGCGAGGTCGGTCACGACCACGTCGATGTCGAGGCCCGGGCGGCGGTAGATCTCGAGGGCGCTCTCGCCGTCGCCGGCGAACAGCACCTTGTGACCGCGGGGCTCGAGCACTTCGCGCGCGAAGATGCGCTCCACCTCGTCGTCGTCGACGAACAGGATCGTGGCCATCAGGCGGACGCCTTGCGGAAGGACCAGTCGGGGATCGCGCGGGCCTCTTCGGCCTCGCTCTCGAGCAGCTGCTCGAGGGTGGCGAGGAAGCGGGCGGGATCCCACGGCTTGTAGAAGACCGCGGAGACGCCGGCGTTCTCGGCCAGGTCGAGCTGATCGGCGTTGCGCCCGGAGGCGGCGAGGATCAGCACGGTCGGATCGATCTCCCGCAGCGCCTCGATCAGGCGCAGCCCGTTGAGGCGCGGCATCGCGAGGTCGGTCACGACGGCGTCGATGTACATGCCCTCGGTCAGGTACACCTCGAGCGCCTCTTCGCCGTCGCGCGCGCACACCATCTCGTGGCCGTGCACGGCGAGCACTTCTCGGGCGAAGAGCTGTTCGACCTGGTCGTCGTCGACGAAGAGGATTCGGGCCATCGGGGTGTGTCGCAGGGTCCGCGGGGGGGATCTGGACTGAGCATCGGCCCGACTCGGCACCGACTTGAACCACCCGGGTGGACGATGGGGGCGCGGCGTCGTAGAGTGGTGCCTCCCATGCCCCACTTTCCGCGCGACGGCGTACCCGACAACACCCATCCGGTCAATCTCGTCGAGATGCCGGAGGGCTCGCCCATGCCGGTGGCGGAACGTCCGCCGCTCTTCGAGGTCTACATGCGCATGGCCGAGGAGCTGGCGAAGCGCAGCACCTGCGCCCGTCTGCAGGTCGGCACGGTGATCACCGACGCGCGGCTCGAGAATGTGGTGGCGATCGGGTACAACGGAAACGCGCGGGGATTTCCGAACCGGTGCGACGGTACCGAGCCGGGCCGGTGCGGGTGCATCCACTCCGAGCAGAACGCGCTCGTGAAGGCGCCGGGCACGCTGCCCGACAAGGTGGCGTTCGTCACCGCGAGCCCCTGCGTGATGTGCGCGAAGCTGCTGGTCCAGGCCGGGATCTCCCATCTCTACTACAGGACCGCCTATCGGTCCGCGGAGGGCATCGAGGTGCTGAAGCGAGGCGGTATCGTTCCGGTCGAGTACACGCGGTGGGCCACCCACTGGCGCGAGGTGAGGTCGTGAGCGGGGTGGAGCCGGGCCGGTTCTTCCTTCCGGGCCCCACGGAGGTGCACCCCGACGTGCTGCGTGCCCAGGTCACCGCCATGTTCGGCCATCGCAGCGATGAGGCGCGCACCCTGGTGGGCGGGGTGGACCGGGGGCTGCGACCCATCTTCGGCACCGCGCAGCCCGTGATGATCGGCACCATGTCGGCCACCGGGTTCATGGAGGCGGCGATTCGCAACGGTGTGCGCAGGCGGGTGCTGTGTCTGGTGAACGGCGCCTTCAGCGGGCGATTCGCGCAGATCGCGCGCGAGTCGGAGCGGGAGGTGGAGACCCTCGAGGTGCCGTGGGGGGAGACGATCGATCCCGAGGCGGTGGCCGACCGCCTTCGGAGCGGCCGATTCGACGCCCTCACGATGGTCCATTCCGAAACCTCCACCGGCGCGCTCAACCCGATCGCCGACATCGCCGCCGTCGCCTCGGAGCACGACGACGTGATGGTGCTCGTGGACTCCGTCTCGGGTCTGGGCGGCGCGGAGATGGCCGTCGACCGGTGGGGCATCGACCTCGCCCTCACCGGGGGCCAGAAGGCCCTCGCCATGCCGCCCGGGCTGGCCTTCGCGGTCGCCTCGGAGCGGTTTCTCGAGCGCGCCGGCACCCTCCCCGATCGCGGATTCTACCTGGACTTCGTGCGCTTCGCCGCCGGGGCGCGGCTGAGCCAGACGCCCACCACCCCGGCAGTCACCCTGATGGCCGCGGCGCACCTCCAGCTGCAGCGGATCGCCGCGGAGACGGTGGAGGGCCGGCTGCGCCGCCACGGCGCGATGGCCGAGGCCTGCCATCGCCGGGTGGAGGCGCTGGCCGAGGAGGGGTTCGCCGTCGAGGTGGTGGCCCCTCCCGGTGGCCGCTCGCCCACGGTCAGCTGCATCCGGCTTCCGGAGGGACGTTCGGTGGAGGCCTTCGAGGCGGGCATGCGACGCCGCGGCTTCGTGATCGCGAAGGGCTACGGCCTGCTCAAGGAGCACACGGTGCGGGTCGGGCACATGGGGGAGCACACCGTCGAGGAGCTCGAGGCGGTGATG contains the following coding sequences:
- a CDS encoding alkaline phosphatase family protein, with protein sequence MLRSLRLTALSLAVVASGCGPGGAPAADPAPTLIVALPVDQLRSDLLERYDTLFTGGLRRLLDEGLVHPNSTHDHANNFTAVGHTTLATGVHPTRHEVVGNEWHIATPEGEWRSVYAVEDPDSPILGHPDYPGRSPVNIARPGLADWVLAQDPEARVAAISGKDRGSIPMMAQARGEVYWLLAEQGEIVTTTWYHDALPEWVAAFNEERMPELYGDTLWESIVPPGAEALTLPDSAPWEGFRGGRFATFPHLASAEATGLDDRRLQYNRWRQNTPFQSKAIFAFAEELIERFELGQRGPVDYLVVGMSQVDYVGHMYGPLSVEQLDNLLRLDRELGAFLDFLDATVGEGRWVMGVSADHGVADVPEALDRPDAARLRLTSEDRARLDAVADAAAEAAHDLEPRERAERVAAALEATPEIVRAISLHRLQEGPTGDSLLDLYRNSMSTERRTSRYRDYDVVVYYEEGMLANRGYGTTHGTPWLYDRAVPLIFLGAGVEPGRSDERVATVDFAPTLAALAGIEVPDDLDGRAVIGRPPR
- the typA gene encoding translational GTPase TypA, with product MSIRNIAIIAHVDHGKTTLVDQMFRQAGVFRDNQAVEERVMDSNPLEKERGITILAKNTAVTWGDTKINIVDTPGHADFGGEVERILRMVDGVVLLVDAAEGPMPQTRFVTRKALELGLLPLVVVNKVDRADARVHEVHDEVLELFFDLEANDEQLDAPFLYASGRDGWASTDPEVKTDDLDVLFETIVSHFPAPEVDEEGPFQMLISTLDYSTYVGRIAVGLIERGSVQLGDRVALLPLGDAGPLENASEAEFSKVMKLYTFQGLDRIDVDRAVAGDIVALAGLEGVEIGKTVTDPDHLDRLQGIAVEEPTLSVDFTVNNSPFAGQSGKFVTTRQVRDRLMKELERNVALRVEDTEQPDTFTVHGRGELHLTILMETMRREGFEFQVSRPKVLTRKADDGSLEEPYEEAVVEVPSDMVGTVIEKLGPRKAEMTEMKPMGDSGTTRLRFRVPARGLFGYRSEFLTDTRGEGILHHTFSEWGPWAGPLKGRSRGVLVADRAGQAVGFALFNLQERSTMFVSPGDPVYGGMIVGENVRQDDMDVNVTKEKKLTNMRTTSSDENIKLEPPRKLTLELSLEFIQDDELIEVTPGGIRLRKRTLDANQRRKEEKQRAKA
- a CDS encoding response regulator, producing the protein MATILFVDDDEVERIFAREVLEPRGHKVLFAGDGESALEIYRRPGLDIDVVVTDLAMPRLNGLRLIKALREYDPEARIIAASGIAADQLDLAEEFGAVAALSKPWSPPRFVAALDDVLTRAEAARDWTRGHWEEIWPEKEKRGRGEVADDGSPPIADLIGRWEGDEHIFPAPWAPEGVMARGTIEIRSVMGDTALLLEHQREVQGTVRRRGLTLLIWDGYSGEVVHYGFVSGGTSPSVFRGAWDGRLLQVEGPGPGGQVRHERSWHDEIMTLRSWTLPEDSAAEILAFEGTYQRVRSADTRA
- a CDS encoding response regulator, with translation MARILFVDDDQVEQLFAREVLAVHGHEMVCARDGEEALEVYLTEGMYIDAVVTDLAMPRLNGLRLIEALREIDPTVLILAASGRNADQLDLAENAGVSAVFYKPWDPARFLATLEQLLESEAEEARAIPDWSFRKASA
- a CDS encoding deaminase, coding for MPHFPRDGVPDNTHPVNLVEMPEGSPMPVAERPPLFEVYMRMAEELAKRSTCARLQVGTVITDARLENVVAIGYNGNARGFPNRCDGTEPGRCGCIHSEQNALVKAPGTLPDKVAFVTASPCVMCAKLLVQAGISHLYYRTAYRSAEGIEVLKRGGIVPVEYTRWATHWREVRS
- a CDS encoding alanine--glyoxylate aminotransferase family protein; this translates as MGHPLARGEVVSGVEPGRFFLPGPTEVHPDVLRAQVTAMFGHRSDEARTLVGGVDRGLRPIFGTAQPVMIGTMSATGFMEAAIRNGVRRRVLCLVNGAFSGRFAQIARESEREVETLEVPWGETIDPEAVADRLRSGRFDALTMVHSETSTGALNPIADIAAVASEHDDVMVLVDSVSGLGGAEMAVDRWGIDLALTGGQKALAMPPGLAFAVASERFLERAGTLPDRGFYLDFVRFAAGARLSQTPTTPAVTLMAAAHLQLQRIAAETVEGRLRRHGAMAEACHRRVEALAEEGFAVEVVAPPGGRSPTVSCIRLPEGRSVEAFEAGMRRRGFVIAKGYGLLKEHTVRVGHMGEHTVEELEAVMDAFAEELRDPSQG